The following is a genomic window from Hyperolius riggenbachi isolate aHypRig1 chromosome 4, aHypRig1.pri, whole genome shotgun sequence.
ggctctattcacaaagcattactgcattcagtaatgctgaaaacagctgattttaccaatcaccttcAAAAGTTACAATTGACTAAACCTATCTCCGCACAGAAAATCACAGTGTCCGACTTGTGTGGTAATTACtttggaaaatgtcaattcacaaagatttctgcatttcaattaccggccaaaagtgttttttttttcctccagttcacagcagccgataacttgctctccccatgctgtctctatgtggtaacttgacagacagccgttgggccaGGAAGCCAATAggaagccacacagcctgctactCACGCTGATTGGATGCAACAGGGATGCTGGTGTGTCTTTAAGTGTATCAAAGCAGAAACAAACAATTATGTGGGCACCCCtgaatccctttagatgtgcatatttgtattgtagcacatagaagagctccccctggtggctgcagcacatctaaagggatgaccgtatacacagtctggaaaacctctgagtcacacacacagctccctgcctgctgccctgctagaatTCTGGCAAGTGACACTTACCAGAAGGGCTTAGTGAATAGAGAcatgtttgtttggtaaattaccgaacttctgctTCATGGGGGAAAACTTTtgtaaattagaaaaaaaaaagtgtaagatACCGCAGGAGATATTTTACTGTCCAAAATGCTTTTACAGTACTGCCCATTGTGGATAGAGCCCATTATATCTATACCTCCTCCTCTTCTAAACAGCCGTAGTGTCTCAACATACAGACTCTATTGTGGGTTTTGTAGGATGTGGACACTAGTTTCTTGTatatatttatgttgttttttgctCCATCTATTAAGATTTTATATGTAAACCAATACAAGTTACATTTTAAAGTGTGTTGAGGGCCTTCGCCTGCTGGAACAAGTTAAGGATAGAGTGCCTCCAAAATGAGAAAGATTTTCTTAACTGTTTAAAAAGGTAAATTGTAAATGACAGTATAGACATACTTACCAGCTGTGTACTGAATGAACCCTTCTTCTCCTAGTTCCATTATCATTTTTTGCTTCcacctttccaaataaaatgccTGCTCCATTGGCATGGTCTGCTGGAGAATGCGGGTGACACTTGGCAGTCTGGCGCCGCTCTTCTGGTCTCTAACTGGTAAGTTGATTTTCAGTGGGATGCTGGGGTCCATCTTCTCTACAGATAGCAGGACTTTGTTAGGGTTGTGCAGTGGTAAATTATTCTGGGGTATCCTGGGCTCTGCTTTCTGTGATGGAGGCTTTGACTTTATGACATCACCATACAAGAAGCTGTCTTCTTCAAAGAGTTTGTCTGGAGTCTGTGAGGTGGTCTTGGAAGTTGTAACCATCCGTACCAGATTTGTGTACTTCTCTTGGTCAACGGCCTCATAACCATTCACTTTCTTCTTCCTGCTGTGTGAGGTGCAGGATGTAGAGAGAAACACTGGGTGGCGATAGCACAGGACACTTGCCAGTCTTTTACCATTTCTGCTCATTAGCTGAAGAGGTTTCATCATTGGCATCACAAGACACAGATATTTCCCTCCAAAATGCGATAACGGCACTGAATGCCCACTGGAAACAACGCATTTACAACATTTAATAAACATTGTAAAAGatataaataacaaaaataataaattcTTGCCATCTTTGGCAGCAACATTGCTAGTGCaaaatgtttaaagtgtacctgtactgaaaaaaaagtgcTCAAAATGGGTACTCATCTCAATAGAGCCAAGGCTTTGCATATtccagaggctcccccccccccccctgctgtcactgAGAGTCCAGCTCTTCCCTTTGTAAcaaacagtaaaggtggccatacatctatgggatgatgggcagattcgcctaagtgacagatctctctctgatcgaatctgattaaagatctgttggctgtccatacactgcaggccaattcctgatcgatttcatgcAGAACTCGATCAGGAATCGGTCTTTTGATGCCGCATCTGCCGCCTACccccctaatgtgcaatgtgccCCCGCCCCTATATTTAACCTGTCCGTGTGCACCGCTAGCTTCGGGCTGCGTCCTTCATccatacacatgccccacgtggttgccagcgtaCACATGGGCGCAGGTCTGGGACATAATTAGTGCATATTTAATTTTACACACCGCCAAATTTCACCGCGCCCCCCACCCggttactttttcatgccacccggctgggaaaaaatcctggggagaacactgagcgagATCTGAGAATCaataacaggatagggcatatcacccggcatcaatgacacccggcgtataagacgacccctgactaagattttcaagggttaaaaagtagtcttatacgccagaacatACAGTATCTgttgatttgttttttgttttatttcgaTTGACATtagctttaatgtaaacctgtctaaaaaaaattcaaactgtTTAGGTCCAGGGTGGGTGAATTGATTTGGAACTCATGAGCAGACATTTTTAGGCACTAGCTCTACTGGAAAGCAGGGAATAATAATCTGTAATTTTTGAAAGTGCTTTGGCTACCTTGTCGAATTTGTCTGAACCCTTTGCTCCCTAACTCAATTTGGCAGACCTGTCCATTCTCTAACACGATACACATGACTGCAAAAAGGAAGAAATCTCCACAACAGGGTTGGTAACTCCTGAGAGCGGGAACAGCGGGTGCTCAGTAAGGCTGACCCATTCCAACCTTACTGATGAAAAACCATTCTTTCCACTATAGAGGTGTTCCGATATGCCCATTACACTCCTCACAGGCAATACTTTTCTTCCCATAACACGCTGTACATTTTTGTGCCTTTATACAACTGTAATTAACTCACCGTAAATAATAACAGCTCTTCCACATCATTAAACCCAGTTCTCTAGTCTCACATTCCTTGTGCGAGCGTTCTATTCTTCATACACAAAATAGTACAGGTATATCCCAAGCCGGGTCCGACCCTTTAGAAAGAATATATGTCATGTTAAGTGCATTTAAACATGGTTTCCTCTacatcttttaaattggtatcaaagcaaagaaaagaaaaaaatcggCACAAGATGAAGCTCTGGCAGGTCGGGAGATATAGGTGCAGAAAGGCAATTGTGCCTCCAGCAAAGGATTGTATCAGTTGAAAAAGAACTTCCGGGCACCAATATGCATCAAGAAGTCACCTTTAATTTATGCTCCCAACACCTTCAAAACATACATGCACAAAAGatcagcctgacagccgtttcgcaggataacctgcttcttcagaggcagcaaataccatacattttttaaatatattgtaGGTAGTTTTTGTAATTTTCCATGCATTAAATTTGAATGTTATTTACAGGTAATTGTGAAATA
Proteins encoded in this region:
- the MGME1 gene encoding mitochondrial genome maintenance exonuclease 1, yielding MMWKSCYYLRGHSVPLSHFGGKYLCLVMPMMKPLQLMSRNGKRLASVLCYRHPVFLSTSCTSHSRKKKVNGYEAVDQEKYTNLVRMVTTSKTTSQTPDKLFEEDSFLYGDVIKSKPPSQKAEPRIPQNNLPLHNPNKVLLSVEKMDPSIPLKINLPVRDQKSGARLPSVTRILQQTMPMEQAFYLERWKQKMIMELGEEGFIQYTAAIFSQGKMFHARLEDLLMSREDQVQHQEETNELSGFLGSVEHILPDITAVRTLESAVLHSELKYLGFVDCVAQYRGRLCVIDWKTSEKPKPHIERTFDNPLQIAAYAGAINHDDNYNFQVDCGLIVVAYKDGSPAHAHFMDPELCRHYWDKWLLRLEDYKDKNDGKQ